DNA from Oryzisolibacter sp. LB2S:
AGATGATCGCGCCCTCGGATGCCAATACGCCCTCGTGGACGCAGCATCTGGCGCTCAAGGTCGATTCGATCGACACCATGATGAAAGTGAAGGCCAAGATGGAGGCCGACGGCATCCAGGTCATTGGCCCCACCAATCACACCATCTTCCAGTCAATCTACTTCCGCGACCCCTCGGGCCACCGTCTGGAACTGGCCGTCAACACGGCCACGCCGCAGATGGACAAGGCGCTCGACGACGTGAAGTGGGACATGCTCAATGAATGGGACCGCACCAAGAAGGCGCCCGAGCATGCACGCTGGATGCACGACGGCTCGGGCCGCGTAGGCCCGCACTGAAGCCCGCCGTGGGCTGAGGCAGCCCACCGCTTTCCCAACCTGCCCAAGCACAGGCGCCCAGGCGCCCTGTGCCGGGCGTTGCTGCGCCCAATGCAGCAGAACAGACACACCAAGGGTGCGGCAAGCACCCGCCCCAGGAGACACCCCATGCCCCGCACGCAGCACGCGTCAGCCGTAGACATAGGCCACACACTCGACCATGGCCCCTTCAGCAGCCTGCAGAAGTGGGTGGTGCTGATGGCCGCGCTGTCCATCATCCTCGACGGCTTCGATGGCCAGCTCATCGGTTTTGCCATTCCCGTGATCATCAAGGAATGGGGCATAGAGCGCAGCGCCTTCGCCCCGGCCGTGGCCTCGGGCCTGATCGGCATGGCGCTGGGCAGCGCGTTCGCTGGCTACATGGCCGACCGCATCGGACGCCGGCTCGTCATCGCCGCCAGCGTGGCGCTGTTCGGCGCCACCACCATCGCCATCGGCTTTGCACCCAACATCCTCGCCATCACCATGCTGCGCTTCATTGCCGGTCTGGGCATTGGCGGCGCCCTTCCCAGCGCCTCCACGCTGACGGCGGAGTTCACCCCACTGCGCTACCGCACCATCGCCGTCACCGCCACCATCGTGAGCTATCCGCTGGGCGGCATGCTGGCCGGCCTGTTTGCCAGTACCGTGCTGCCCAGCCTGGGCTGGCGCGCCATGTTCTGGATTGGCGGTGCCCTGCCCCTGGCCTACAGCCTGGTATTGCTGGCCCGCCTACCCGAGTCGCCGCGCCTGATGGCACGCCACAGCGCCCAATGGCCGCAGTTGCGCGCGCTGCTCACCCGCATGCAGCGCCCCACGGCGGCCGATGCCGGCTTCGTCGATGCCGCGGAGCAGCTGGTGGGCCAGCAGCAGCGCGCAGGCTTCGGCGCGCTGTTCAAGGACGGTCTGGCGCGCGACACCCTGGCCATCTGGATGGGCTTCTTCATGGTCATGCTGGCGTCCTACAGCGCCTTCAGCTGGCTGCCCTCCATGCTCACGGCAGAAGGCCTGCCGGTGTCCATGGCCAGCTCCGGACTGACGGCCTACAACCTGGGCGGCGTGCTCGGCGCCCTGGGCTGCGCCTGGGCCATGGCGCGCTTCGGCTCGCGCTGGCCGCTGATGCTGGCCTGCGCCGGTGCGGCTGCAAGCGCTCTGCTGCTCAAGGGCGTGGACTTTCACAGAGACGCAAGTCTGCTGATGCTGGGCCTGGGCGTGCACGGCATGTTCGTCAACGGCGTGCAGGCCCCCATGTATGCGCTCTGTGCCCATGTCTACGCCACGCAGATTCGCGCCACGGGCACGGCCGCGGGCCTGGCCTTCGGCCGCCTCGGGGCCATCCTGAGCTCGTTTGCCGGCGCTGCCATCATCACCTCCAACGGCGCCTCCGGCTACCTGTCGCTGCTGGGCTATGCCATGGTGGCTGCCCTGGTCGCGCTGGCGCTGGTGCAGCGCCACATCCACCGTCCGCGCACGCCGGACAATACCCGCACCGCGTCGCAGTCGGCATGAGCCGATCGCCCCACACGTCACACACCATAAGCAAAGGAGTCACACCATGAAACTCGCAACCCTGCAGCAAGGCGGCCGCGACGGCACGCTGGTCGTCGTCAGCCGGGACCTCAAGCGCTGCCGCGCCGTTCCCGCCATTGCGCGCACCATGCTGGCCGCGCTCGATGACTGGGCCACCGTGGAGCCGCAGCTGCGCCAGGTCTACGAGGCCCTCAACAGCGGCGCCATCGAGGGCGAGGCCTTCGACCAAGCCGCCTGCCACAGCCCGCTGCCGCGCACCTGGCAATGGGCCGACGGCTCGGCCTACATCAACCATGTGGAGCTGGTGCGCCGCGCGCGCAATGCAGAGGTGCCCGAGAGCTTCTACACCGACCCGCTGATGTACCAAGGCGGCAGCGACGGATTCATCCCGCCGCGCGGGGAGGTGGTGGCCCAGGAGGCCTGGGGCATCGACTTCGAGGCCGAGGTCACCGTGGTCACGGGTGACGTGCCCCAGGGCGCCACGCCCGAGCAGGCGGCCAAGGCCATCCGTCTGGTGATGCTGGTCAACGACGTGAGCCTGCGCAACCTGATCCCTGCCGAGCTCGCCAAGGGCTTTGGCTTCTTCCAGAGCAAGCCCGCGAGCGCCTTCAGCCCCGTGGCCGTCACGCCCGACGAGCTGGGCGCCGCCTGGCAGGACGCCAAGGTGCACCTGCCGCTCGTCGTGCACCTCAACGATCAGCTCTTCGGCAAGCCCAACGCGGGCGTGGACATGACCTTCGACTTCGGCCGGCTCGTCGCCCATGTGGCCAAGACGCGCACGCTGTGCGCGGGCTCCATCGTCGGCTCGGGCACGGTGTCGAACAAGCAGGGCAATCTGTGGGGCTCGTCGATCGCCAACGGCGGCGTGGGCTACTGCTGCCTGGCCGAGGTGCGCACCTACGAAACCATAGAGCAGGGCAAGCCCATCACGCCCTTCATGAAGCATGGCGACAAGGTGCGCATCGAGATGTTCGATGCCGAGGGCCAGAGCATCTTCGGCGCCATAGAGAACCAGGTGAACACCGCCAAGGCCGCCTGAGGCGCACCATGCTCAAGCTCTATTCGTACTTTCGCAGCTCGGCCGCCTACCGCGTGCGCATTGCGCTGGCCCTCAAGGGGCTGGCGTATGACACCATCCCTGTGCACCTGCTGAAGGACGGTGGCCAGCAGCACACGAACGCCTTTCGCAGCGCCAACCCGCAGGGGCTGGTGCCGGCGCTGCAGCTCTCTGCCGAGGGCCCGGTGCTGGCGCAGTCGCTGGCCATCATCGAGTACCTCGACGAAACCCAGGGCGGCCCCGCCCTGCTGCCCAAGGATGCCCTGGGCCGCGCGCGCGTGCGCGCCCTGGCGCAGATGGTGGCCTGCGAGATCCATCCCCTGAACAATCTGCGCGTGCTCAAGTACCTCAAGCGCAACCTAGGCATATCCGACGCCCAAAAGGACGCCTGGTACGCCCACTGGGTGGCACTGGGCCTGCAGGCCGTGGAGGACACGCTGACGCGCGGCAACGAGACGGGGCGCTTCTGCCATGGCGAAAGCCCCGGCCTGGCCGACTGCTGCCTCGTGCCTCAAGTATTCAACGCCAGGCGCTTCAACTGCGCGCTGGATGCCTACCCCACGATCAACCGCATCGTCGAGGCCTGCGAGCAGCTGCCGGCCTTCCAGCAGGCCGCGCCCGACATGCAGCCCGACGCGGAATGAGGGTTCAGTGGTGCAGCCCCTGCTCGTCCGGCTCGTCGGTCGAGGTGCTGATCACGCTGGTCTGCTGGCCCTTGGCCTTGCGCCAGGCATAGAGCACATAGCCCGACAGACCGTAGAGCACAAAAATGCCGAACAGCACCGTGGGCGGGTGGATGTTGACCACGGCAATGCCCAGCGCAATCAGCACGATGACGGCAAAGGGCACGCTCTTCTTCATGTGCAGGTCCTTGAAGCTGTAGAACGGCACATTGGTGACCATGGTCAGCCCCGCGTAGAGCGTGAAGCCGAACATCACCCAGGTGATGTGCTGCCAGGACAGGCCCAGCACCGGCTGGCCCGGATGCACGCCGGCGTCGGTGAGCAGCCAGATGAAGCCCATGACCAGCGCCGCGGCCGCGGGCGACGGCAGGCCCTGGAAGTAGCGCTTGTCCACCACGCCCGTGTTCACGTTGAAGCGAGCCAGACGCAGCGCCGCACAGGCGCAGTAGACGAAGGCCGCAATCCAGCCCCAGCGTCCCAGGCCCTGCAGCGCCCAGATGTAGGCAATGAGCGCGGGCGCGGCGCCAAACGACACCATGTCGGACAGCGAATCCATCTGCTCGCCAAAGGCGCTCTGCGTGTTCGTCATGCGCGCCACGCGGCCGTCCAGGCTGTCGAGCACCATGGCGCAGAACACGCCGATGGAGGCGAGCTCGAAGCGCCCGTTCATGGCCATGACGATGGCATAGAACCCGCCGAACAGGGCCGCCAGCGTGAACAGGTTGGGCAACACATAAATGCCCTTGCGGCGCTTGTGGACCAGCACCTCGGCGACTTCGGCGGCTTCGTTGCCATCATGCATTCAATCGACCTCCAGCGCTTTGTACACAAGTACAAGCAGCTACATAACTCATAGTAAAAACACACCCTGCAGGGTGCGCGGGAGGGGGCAGTGTAGCCCCGACCCGCAGCACGCAAAAAAGGCCACCGAGGTGGCCTTGGCAGTTGCATCGGCGCGGGCCAGAGCCGCGCCGCGCACGCATCAGTTGCGCGTCTGGTCCACCAGCTTGTTCTTGGCGATCCAGGGCATCATGGCGCGCAGCTGGCCACCGACCTGCTCGATGGAGTGGGCGGCCAGGTTGCGGCGGCGGGCCGTCATCGACGGATAGTTCAGGCGGCCTTCCTGGATGAACATCTTGGCGTAGTCACCGTTCTGGATGCGCTTCAGGGCATTGCGCATGGCCTTGCGCGACTCTTCGTTGATGACCTCGGGGCCGGTCACGTACTCGCCGAACTCGGCATTGTTCGAGATCGAGTAGTTCATGTTGGCAATGCCGCCTTCGTAGATCAGGTCCACGATGAGCTTGAGCTCGTGCAGGCACTCGAAGTAGGCCATCTCGGGGGCGTAGCCGGCCTCGACCAGGGTCTCATAGCCCATCTTGATCAGCTCGACGGCGCCGCCGCACAGCACGGCCTGCTCGCCGAACAGGTCGGTCTCGGTCTCTTCCTTGAAGCTGGTCTCGATGATGCCGGCCTTGCCGCCGCCGTTGGCCATGGCGTAGGACAGGGCCAGGTCACGGGCGCGGCCACTCTTGTCCTGGTGCACTGCGACCAGGTGGGGTACGCCGCCGCCCTGGGTGTAGGTGTTGCGCACGGTGTGGCCGGGGGCCTTGGGCGCGACCATCCACACGTCCAGATCGGCGCGCGGCACGACCTGGTTGTAGTGCACGTTGAAGCCATGGGCGAAGGCGAGCGACGCGCCCTGCTTGATGTTCGGCTCGACGTTGTTGTTGTAGACCTCGGCGATCTGCTCGTCGGGCAGCAGGATCATGACCACATCGGCCGCCTTCACGGCGTCATTGACCTCCATCACGGTCAGGCCAGCCTTCTCGACCTTGGGCCAGGAGGCGCCGCCCTTGCGCAGGCCGACCACGACCTTCACGCCGCTGTCGTTCAGGTTCTGGGCGTGTGCATGACCCTGGCTGCCGTAGCCGATGATGGCCACGGTCTTGCCCTTGATCAGGCTCAGGTCACAGTCTTTGTCGTAGAAAACTTTCATGTTGGCTCCGGTTGAAATCTGGTTCGAAAAAATGGGGAAAACGGTGGATTGTCCTACACGCGCAGGATGCGTTCGCCGCGGCCAATGCCGCTCGCGCCGGTGCGCACGGTCTCCAGGATGGCCGTGCGGTCTATGGCCTGCAGGAAGGCGTCGTTCTTGGACTGGTCGCCCGTGAGCTCCACGGTGTAGCTCTTGTCGGTCACGTCGATGATGCGGCCGCGGAAGATGTCGGCCATGCGCTTCATCTCCTCGCGCTCCTTGCCCACAGCGCGCACCTTGACCATCATGAGCTCGCGCTCGGTGTAGGCGCCCTCGGTCAGGTCCACCACCTTCACGACCTCGATGAGGCGATTGAGGTGCTTGGTGATCTGCTCGATGACATCGTCCGAGCCCGTGGTCTGTATCGTCATGCGCGAGAGCGACGGGTCTTCCGTCGGCGCCACGGTCAGCGACTCGATGTTGTAGCCACGCGCCGAAAACAGCGCCACCACGCGCGACAGGGCGCCGGCCTCGTTCTCGATCAGAACGGCAATGATGTGTTTCATGATGTGCGATTCCTCTTTTCGTCGCCCTCCCCAGGTGCCGGTAAGCACCTGGCTCGGCGAACAATAGATTCGTCAAAGAAATGCTATTCAAAGAATAGCTGCTCGCGCTTGACTGGCAAGCGCTGGATGCCGATTTGCCTTAGAGATCTTCAGATCCCAGCAGCATCTCGGTAATGCCCTTGCCGGCCTGCACCATGGGGAAGACGTTCTCGGTCGGGTCGGTGCGGAAGTCCAGGAACACGGTGCGGTCCTTGAGCTTGCGCGCCTCGCGCAGCGCGGGCTCCACGTCCTGCGGGCGCTCGATGAGCATGCCCACATGGCCATAGGCCTCGGCCAGCTTCACGAAGTTGGGCAGCGCGTCCATGTAGCTGTGGCTGTAGCGGCCCGAGTACTCGATCTCCTGCCACTGGCGCACCATGCCCAGGTAGCGGTTGTTCAGCGACAGGATCTTGATCGGCGTGTTGTACTGCAGGCAGGTGGACAGCTCCTGGATGTTCATCTGCACCGAGCCCTCGCCCGTCACGCAGAACACCTCGGACTCGGGCTTGGCGAGCTTGATGCCCATGGCGTAGGGAATGCCCACGCCCATGGTGCCCAGACCGCCCGAGTTGATCCAGCGGCGCGGCTCGTCGAACTTGTAGAACTGCGCGGCCCACATCTGGTGCTGGCCCACGTCGGAGGTGATGTAGGCGTCGGCGTCCTTCGTCATGTTCCACAGCGTCTCGATGACGTACTGCGGCTTGATGACCTCGGTGTTGCCCCGGTCGTACTTGAGGCAGTCGCGGCCGCGCCAGGCCTCGATCTGGTTCCACCACGCGGCCAGCGCGCCGGCGTCGGCACGCTGGGTGGTTTCGCGGATCATGGAGATCAGCTCGGACAGCACCTCCTTGACATCGCCCACGATGGGAATGTCCACCTTCACACGCTTGGAGATGCTTGACGGGTCGATGTCGATGTGGATGATCTTGCGGTCGTTCTGCGCGAAATGCTTGGGGTTGCCGATCACGCGATCGTCAAAGCGCGCCCCCACGGCCAGCAGCACATCGCAGTTCTGCATGGCGTTGTTGGCCTCGATCGTGCCGTGCATGCCAAGCATGCCCAGGAAGCGCTGGTCGGTCGCCGGGAAGCCCCCCAGGCCCATCAGCGTGTTCGTGACCGGGTAGCCCAGCAGGTCGACCAGGGTGCGCAGTTCGGCCGTGGCATTGCCCAGCAGCACGCCGCCGCCGGTATAGATATAGGGGCGCTTGGCCGTGAGCAGCAGCTGCAGCGCCTTGCGGATCTGGCCCGCATGGCCCTTTCTGACGGGGTTGTAGGAGCGCATCTCCACGCTCTGCGGATAGCCGTGAAAGCTCGTCTTCTTGAACGACACATCCTTGGGGATGTCCACCACCACGGGGCCGGGGCGGCCGGTGCGCGCGATGTGGAAGGCCTTCTTCAGCGTCATGGCCAGGTCGCGCACATCCTTGACCAGGAAGTTGTGCTTGACGATGGGGCGCGTGATGCCCACGGTGTCGCATTCCTGGAAGGCGTCGAGCCCGATGGCGGGCGTGGGCACCTGGCCGGAGATGATGACCATGGGGATGGAATCCATGTAGGCCGTGGCAATGCCCGTCACGGCGTTCGTCAGGCCCGGGCCCGAGGTGACCAGCGCCACCCCCACCTCGCCCGTGGCGCGGGCGTAGCCGTCGGCCGCATGCACGGCCGCCTGTTCGTGGCGCACCAGCACATGCTGAATGGTTCCTGCTTGTAGAGCGCGTCGTAGATGTAGAGGACGGCGCCGCCGGGATAGCCCCACATGTACTGCACGTTCTCGGCCTGCAGGGCCTTGACGAGGATTTCGGCACCCATGAGTTCCTGGGAGCCGGAGGCGTGGGAGTGGTTGCCGCGAGCGGCCTGTGCTGCCGAGTGGAGTTCGGCCTTGGAGATTTCCATGATCAACCTTTGCGAATTTCTCTGACGAAAAACCTTGGGTGCCCCTCGTGCGCGCTCTTGTGAAGCCGACTTGGAACTTAAGGCCTCGGCCATGGGCGAGATGAGTGTGACGCCGAACCGGGACCCGTTTGCCTTTTTGAACTGCAGCCGCGATTATTGCACTGCACACACAGTCTTGCGCATGGCAACGATAAAAATACCACCCCAATGCCATAATCCGCCCTTCGCGACGGGGCTCACGCCCGCTGCACCGCATCAACCGGCCTGTCTCCGGCCTATCGTCTTTTGGCAACCGAACAAGAGCTTTCCGACTTCCTCAAGAGCGTGGACAAACGCGCGTTCAAGCGCACGCTTTACCACGTCCGCAACGAGGAAGCGGCCCTGGACATCGTCCAGGACAGCATGCTCAAGCTGGCCGAGCACTATGGAGACAAGCCCGTGGGCGAGCTGCCCATGCTGTTTCAGCGCATTCTCACGAACTGCACGCTGGACTGGTTCCGCCGGCAGAAGACTCGCAACGCGCTGTTTTCCAGCATGAGCGACTTCGAGGGCCCGGGCGAGGACGGGGCGGATTTCGATCTGCTGGAAGTCCACGCGGGCAAGCCCGAAGGCGACGCGGCGCAGAGTGCCGAGGATGCCCTGCGGCAGACACAGGTTTTACAAGCGATTGAGACCGAGATACAACTGTTGCCCGCGCGTCAACGCGAAGCGTTTCTGATGCGTTACTGGGAGGAAATGGACGTCGCGGAAACGGCAGCCGCCATGGGCTGCTCGGAGGGCAGCGTCAAGACCCACTGCTTTCGCGCCGTCCAGACGCTCAGCAAGGCCCTCAAGGCCAAAGGAATCGTGCCATGAATCGCACCACCGAACCGACCCTGCAGGCCGCCGAGGCGGCGGACGCCTATGCGCGCCGCGTGGCTGCGCATCTGACGCACGGCAACGCCGACCTGCCCTACGACATCACGGAGCGCCTGCGCGCCGCGCGCATGCAGGCCCTGGCCAGGCGCAAGCGCCCCATGGTGGAGACGGTGCGCCATGCCGAGGCCGCGACACAGATTCAGGCCAGCGGCCACAGCGCAAGCCTGAGCGGCTGGGGTGGCGAGGGCGGCAATTGGTGGCGTGCGCTGATCTCGGCCATTCCCGTGGCGGCCATGGTCATCGGCGTGTTCGTCGTCAACACCGAGCAGGATGCCACCATCACGCATGAGATCGCGGAAGTCGACGCGGCCCTGCTGACGGGCGACCTCCCTCCGGCCGCCTACACCGATCCAGGTTTTGCGCAGTTCCTCAAGACCTCGAGCCAAACTCCCTGACCATCCCCATTCGGCGTAGCCGCGCCTGCATGCACGCATCCCGTACCCGCAACATCACGCGCACAGTGCCAGCATTCGTGCTGGCTTTTGTGTTGCTGGGCCTGCTCGCCGCCGGCGGCTGGTGGATGGCGGTCTATACCCGGGTGGCGCCGAGCACGCCCGTACCGGTGCAGGCGCTCGGTGGTGGCCGGCTCAAGGCGCACGGTGGCGCGCGCCCCGTCGTGCAGCCCGAGGTGGGACCGCCCTGGTCCTCCCTCACCACCCGGCAAAAGGAGGCCCTGTACCCGCTGGCCAACCGCTGGGCGCTGCTCAGCGAGGTGCAAAAGCGCAACTGGCTCAATCTCGCTGCGGGCTTTCACGCCCTCTCGCCCGATGAGCAGGCCAAGATGCTCGAGCGCATCACCGACTGGGCCAGCCTCAGTGCCCAGCAGCGCAGCCAGGCGCGGCTCAACTACGCCGCGGCCGCCAGGCTGCCCGCCGATACGCGGCGCGCGCAATGGGAGGCCTACCAGGCGCTGAGCGAGGAAGAAAAGGCCCGCCTCGCGGCCAAGGCCGCGCCCAGGCCCAAGGGCGCGGCCACCGCGGTGCGCCCGGTTCCGCCCAAGAAGCTGGCCCGCGTACCCGCGGCTGCGAGCGCCCCACCCGCAGCGCCCAACCCGCCCAAGATCGTGCCACCGGCCGATATCCAGCCACCCGCGCCCGCGCTGCCGCCGGCGCCGGTCAAGGTGGAAACGGCGCCGATCGTTGTGCCCTCGGCCGTGTCCACGCCCCTGCCGCCACTGGAGCCGGCGGCGGCGCCCGCCGAAGCCCCGGCCGAGCCCCGGCGCGACAATCCGCCGCTGTACACACCCGGATAAGATTCGGTCGTTCCATCCATCCACCCCTACAGTGCCCTCGAGGCCGAGGCCTGCCGCGTTTCTCATTGCATGTCCCGCTCCACCTCTTCAGGCGCCCCCCACTCCGGCAGCACCGTCGCCGGCGCAGCCAATGGCATGGCGCCGCCACTGCTGCGCCGCATGGCCTGCTGGCTCTATGAGGGCATGCTGCTGTTTGGCGTGGTGTTCATCGCCGGCTACCTCTTCAGCACGCTGACGCAGACGCGCCATGCGCTGGACAACCGCCATGCGCTGCAGGGCTTTCTGTTCGTCGTCTTCAGCATCTACTTCGTCTGGTTCTGGTCGCGCGGCTACACGCTGGCGATGAAGACCTGGCATATCAGGGTCGTCGACGCCCAGGGCCGCCCCCTGAGCCAGACGCGCGCATTGCTGCGCTATGTGCTGTGCTGGCTGTGGTTTCTGCCGCCCCTGGCTGCCTATGCGGCGGGTGTGCCCGTGCTCACCACCCTGCTGCTGCAGGTGCTGTGGGTGCTGCTCTGGGCGGCGGCCAGCCGGCTCCATCCGCAGCGCCAGTTCTGGCACGATGCGCTCGCCGGCACGCGCCTGGTGCATCTCGAGCTGCCGACGCCACGCAAGAAGAACTGACGACCTGCCCGACAGGCCGCGAAGGCTCCCATGTCTGATGCACAACACCCCCACAAGCAGCGCACCGGCCTGAACCGCCTGTGGCACGCCACGGCCTATTCGCTCGCCGGGCTGCGCGCGGGCTGGGGTGAGAAGGCCTTTCGCCTGGAGGCCATGCTCGGCGCCCCATTGCTGGTGCTGGCGCTCTGGCTCGGGCGCAGCTGGGTGGAGGTGGCCATGCTCGCGGGCAGCGTGATGCTGGTGCTGATCACCGAGCTGCTCAACTCAGGCATAGAGGCGGCGATCGACCGCATCGGCCCCGAGCTGCACGACCTGTCCAAACGCGCCAAAGACATGGGCAGCGCGGCCGTGCTGCTGAGTCTGCTGCTGTGCGGCGCCGTCTGGGCCGCCGCGCTCTACCAAAGGTTTTCTCATGGCTGACCCCGCCTTCTCCATCTGCGTCTACCTGGGCTCACGCCCCGGGGACAACCCCTTGTTCACCGAAGCCGCCGTGGCCGTGGGCCGCTGGATAGGCGCGCATGGCGGGCAACTCGTCTATGGCGGCGGGCGCAGCGGCCTCATGGGCACCGTGGCCGAGGCCACGCGCACGGCCGGCGGACGCGTGGTCGGCGTCATCCCCCAGGCGCTTGTCGACAAGGAACTGGCCAACCACCTGTGCGACGAGCTGCACATCGTCACGAGCATGCACGAGCGCAAGGCCATGATGGCCGAGCGCAGCGATGCCTTTCTGGCACTGCCGGGCGGGATCGGCACGCTGGAGGAGCTGTTCGAGGTCTGGACCTGGCGCCAGCTCGGCTACCACGACAAGCCCATAGGCGTGCTCGACACCGATGGCTATTACCAAGGCCTGATGGGCTTCATGGAGCACGCCGTGAAGAACGGCCTGATGGGCGAATGGCAGATGGGTCTGATACGCACGGGCACCGAGCCCGGCGCGCTGCTCGCCGCACTGGTGCAGGATGCCGGCCTGAACGCCAGCACCGGCGCCCTGCGCGATGTGATCTAGAAAATCCGGTCGGCCTTCACACCGCCGCGTCGTCGAGGTCGCCCGTGCGTATGCGCACCACACGCGCCACGGGGCTCACGAAGATCTTGCCGTCGCCGATCTTGCCGGTGCGCGCCGCGGCCACGATGGCGTCCACGCAGCGGTCCACGTCGTCATCGCGCACCACGACCTCGATCTTCACCTTGGGCAGAAAGTCCACCACGTATTCGGCGCCGCGGTAGAGCTCGGTATGGCCCTTCTGACGGCCAAAGCCCTTGACCTCGGTCACCGTCAGGCCCGTCACGCCGCATTCGGCCAGTGCCTCGCGCACCTCCTCGAGTTTGAAGGGCTTGATGACGGCGGTGATCATTTGCATGGTGGGAACTCCTGGAATAGTGGAAACAGGGGGCGGGTCAGGTTCAGGCCCTGAACCTGTTGGTCATGGGGTAGCGCCAGTCCTTGCCGAAGCTGCGGCGCGTGACGCGCACGCCCACGGGGGCCTGGCGGCGCTTGTATTCGTTCACCTGGATGAGGCGGGTGACGCGCTCCACGTCGGCGCGGGCAAAGCCGGCGCGCACGATGTCCTCGAGCGGCTCGTCGTTCTCCATGTAGCGCTCGACGATGGCGTCCAGCACCTCGTAGGGCGGCAGGCTGTCCTGGTCCTTCTGGTCGGGACGCAGCTCGGCGCTCGGCGGGCGCGTGATGATGCGCTCGGGGATGGGATTGGCACCCGTACCATAGGGGTCGTTGGCGTTGCGCCAGCGCGCCAGCGCGAACACGCGCGTCTTGAGTACGTCCTTGATCACGGCAAAGCCGCCCGCCATATCGCCGTAGAGCGTGCAGTAGCCCGTGGCCATCTCGCTCTTGTTGCCCGTGGTCAGCACCACGCTGCCGAACTTGTTGGAGAGCGCCATGAGCAGCGTGCCACGGATGCGCGCCTGCAGGTTCTCCTCGGTCGTGTCCTCCGCCCGGCCGGCAAAGAGCGGTGCGAGCGCCGTCTTGAAGGCCTCGAACTGAGGCGCGATGGCGATCTCGTCGTGGCGCACCTTGAGGCGCTCGGCCATGTCGCGCGCGTCTATCCAGCTGATGTCGGCCGTATAGGGCGAGGGCATCATCACCGTGCGCACGCGGCCCGCGCCCAGCGCGTCCACGGCAATCGCCAGCACCAGGGCCGAGTCGATGCCGCCCGACAGTCCGAGCAGCGCGCCGGGAAAGCCGTTCTTGCCCACATAGTCGCGCACGCCCAGCACCAGGGCGGACCAGAGCTCTGCCTCCCAGCCCTCGGCGGGCGCCACGTCCGCTTCCATAGTGATAGCTGCTTGCGCTTGCTGCACCTGGGCAAACAGCATTTTTTCCTCAAAACCCGGGGCACGTGCGGCCACGCTGCCATCGGCGTTCAGCGCAAACGATCGGCCCTCGAACACCACCTCGTCCTGCCCACCCACGAGGTGGGCGTAGACCAGCGGCAGGCCGGTCTCACGCACGCGCTCGCGCATGACCTGCTCGCGCTCGGCGCCCTTGCCCAGGTGGTAGGGCGAGGCGTTGATGGTCAGCAGCATCTGCGCGCCCGCCTCGCGCGCGCGGCGTGCGGGCTCGGGGTACCAGGCATCCTCACAGATCAACAGCCCCATGCGCACGCCGTCCACCTCGAACACGCAGCTGCCCTCGCCCGGCACGAAGTAGCGGCGCTCGTCAAACACCCCGTAGTTGGGCAGGTACTGCTTGGCGTAGGTCTGCTCTATGCGCCCCGCGCGCAGCACACTGGCGGCGTTGTGGCACAGGCTGTGATCGACCTCGGCCACCGCCTCGCGCATGCGCTGCGGGTGGCCCACCACCAGCGCCAGCCCGGGCAGCGCGGCCGTGGCCGCGGCAATCTCGGCCAGGGCCTGCTCGCAGGCCGTCAAGAATGCGGGGCGCAGGTACAAATCCTCGGCCGCGTAGCCGCAC
Protein-coding regions in this window:
- a CDS encoding MFS transporter, which produces MPRTQHASAVDIGHTLDHGPFSSLQKWVVLMAALSIILDGFDGQLIGFAIPVIIKEWGIERSAFAPAVASGLIGMALGSAFAGYMADRIGRRLVIAASVALFGATTIAIGFAPNILAITMLRFIAGLGIGGALPSASTLTAEFTPLRYRTIAVTATIVSYPLGGMLAGLFASTVLPSLGWRAMFWIGGALPLAYSLVLLARLPESPRLMARHSAQWPQLRALLTRMQRPTAADAGFVDAAEQLVGQQQRAGFGALFKDGLARDTLAIWMGFFMVMLASYSAFSWLPSMLTAEGLPVSMASSGLTAYNLGGVLGALGCAWAMARFGSRWPLMLACAGAAASALLLKGVDFHRDASLLMLGLGVHGMFVNGVQAPMYALCAHVYATQIRATGTAAGLAFGRLGAILSSFAGAAIITSNGASGYLSLLGYAMVAALVALALVQRHIHRPRTPDNTRTASQSA
- a CDS encoding VOC family protein, producing MAFLNGVHHVAYRCKNAKQTVEWYQKYLDANFILAIAENEVPSTKEPDPYMHIFIDIGGGNILAFFELPTKPEMIAPSDANTPSWTQHLALKVDSIDTMMKVKAKMEADGIQVIGPTNHTIFQSIYFRDPSGHRLELAVNTATPQMDKALDDVKWDMLNEWDRTKKAPEHARWMHDGSGRVGPH
- the ilvC gene encoding ketol-acid reductoisomerase translates to MKVFYDKDCDLSLIKGKTVAIIGYGSQGHAHAQNLNDSGVKVVVGLRKGGASWPKVEKAGLTVMEVNDAVKAADVVMILLPDEQIAEVYNNNVEPNIKQGASLAFAHGFNVHYNQVVPRADLDVWMVAPKAPGHTVRNTYTQGGGVPHLVAVHQDKSGRARDLALSYAMANGGGKAGIIETSFKEETETDLFGEQAVLCGGAVELIKMGYETLVEAGYAPEMAYFECLHELKLIVDLIYEGGIANMNYSISNNAEFGEYVTGPEVINEESRKAMRNALKRIQNGDYAKMFIQEGRLNYPSMTARRRNLAAHSIEQVGGQLRAMMPWIAKNKLVDQTRN
- the pssA gene encoding CDP-diacylglycerol--serine O-phosphatidyltransferase, with the translated sequence MHDGNEAAEVAEVLVHKRRKGIYVLPNLFTLAALFGGFYAIVMAMNGRFELASIGVFCAMVLDSLDGRVARMTNTQSAFGEQMDSLSDMVSFGAAPALIAYIWALQGLGRWGWIAAFVYCACAALRLARFNVNTGVVDKRYFQGLPSPAAAALVMGFIWLLTDAGVHPGQPVLGLSWQHITWVMFGFTLYAGLTMVTNVPFYSFKDLHMKKSVPFAVIVLIALGIAVVNIHPPTVLFGIFVLYGLSGYVLYAWRKAKGQQTSVISTSTDEPDEQGLHH
- the maiA gene encoding maleylacetoacetate isomerase: MLKLYSYFRSSAAYRVRIALALKGLAYDTIPVHLLKDGGQQHTNAFRSANPQGLVPALQLSAEGPVLAQSLAIIEYLDETQGGPALLPKDALGRARVRALAQMVACEIHPLNNLRVLKYLKRNLGISDAQKDAWYAHWVALGLQAVEDTLTRGNETGRFCHGESPGLADCCLVPQVFNARRFNCALDAYPTINRIVEACEQLPAFQQAAPDMQPDAE
- a CDS encoding fumarylacetoacetate hydrolase family protein; its protein translation is MKLATLQQGGRDGTLVVVSRDLKRCRAVPAIARTMLAALDDWATVEPQLRQVYEALNSGAIEGEAFDQAACHSPLPRTWQWADGSAYINHVELVRRARNAEVPESFYTDPLMYQGGSDGFIPPRGEVVAQEAWGIDFEAEVTVVTGDVPQGATPEQAAKAIRLVMLVNDVSLRNLIPAELAKGFGFFQSKPASAFSPVAVTPDELGAAWQDAKVHLPLVVHLNDQLFGKPNAGVDMTFDFGRLVAHVAKTRTLCAGSIVGSGTVSNKQGNLWGSSIANGGVGYCCLAEVRTYETIEQGKPITPFMKHGDKVRIEMFDAEGQSIFGAIENQVNTAKAA